DNA sequence from the Liolophura sinensis isolate JHLJ2023 chromosome 1, CUHK_Ljap_v2, whole genome shotgun sequence genome:
ATGATTTATCTAAATGAAACAGCCATCTTTTATTATCACAAAAATTTGGTAGTGAACTGATCTCATTTTACTTTACAGTATATGAACATTGTGACCATGCATTACTacagatacctacatgtagttaccattCAAATGACTCTAAAGGAAATCCCACTTTAGTCAATACACTTAAACAGCTTCAAAGGTTTTTGACAATCCAGGTGTGCTTACCTGCTTCCAAAAGAAGCGTGTCAAAGATGTACCTCTCTACAGAGTGAGTGGTCCAATCCTCATAACCTGGTGAGAATGAGAGCAACACAGATTTAGTGTGACGTCTGAACAATTCCACTCTAGAACCCAGTCCTTCAGCTTTACTCAGAGATTCCAGACCTTTCTCCACCtgaaaaacacatgtatttagattGTTTTACCTCACtggcaaaataaattttcagatcaggtacatgtgtagtttGAATCAAGAACTGTGTAGCAATGCATATACCTTCTCAATTACCTTCagtaaaagatttatttatatagatgtatatatttaaataagtaTCTGCAAAATACATAGTAACACCAACAATCAAGTGCATTGTGCATAACTTTTtgcaaacaatgaaaaatgaagAGTGTAGGAGATTAAAAATGACAAGTTATTAGATTTTTTGGCTCTTCTTTAAGTGTAATAGGGTGAATTGTTCTGAGCAAAGTTGAGATCTACTCTACAAACCACTAATTTGAACTGACCTTCTCCTTGACAGCCGGATCCTGCTGTAATGTTAACACTGTGAGGAGTACGGTAAAGAGTTGTAAACTGACATCCTGACAGTCCGTGTCTGACACTGTGATGAGAGATTGGACACAGTGTAACAGCTGTACCTGATACTGAGGCTGGAAAGGACAAAATGAAGACTTTCAGTGTGATGTAATACTGCATATAGAATATTTGTTAAAATCCAAATTTTACACATAATAAAGTTTCATAACTGCCACTAAGTTATGAAACTTTAATAAATCACAGGCTAAATTTGAGATTGCCTCAAAAAAGGATAGGATGTTGATAAAGTTCAAATAAACAAGCACACTTGGAATACTGCTTCGCAATGTATGCATATCCTTCTACCAGTCTGAGTATTACCTATGTCAAAATCCAAAGCCTAACAGAAAAATGCCCTGAATTCACTGACAATGGACAAGACAGCCCAAAAGACTTGATAggtaacttgtcatggtgaagaCATCTACCAGGTTTCAGTTCCATATGGTGAAACCGTTAAGATTAtgtccagaaaaatatttcatgaggGACTGACAGCCGAAGTTTAAACCTATGATCCCTAAAAGAGACAGGCTAGGAACTAATTATAACAAGTGAATGTTGAAATGTGTGTTGACAAATTCCTCTGCTTGAAACTGAAGCCTGGTATTGTAGTTACACTGTGATCATACCTGTATAGTCTGACAGACATCTGAAGCCACCAGTGCTGCTGTTATCTCTGTAAGATAAGGCTTCAGCTGGGAACGTTCGCTGCCTTGAATCACAGAAGCCATCACCATCAAGGGGCCAGAACTCTGGGCAGATTTTATGGCAGGGAGCATCAGCTTACACCAGACTTCAGGCTTCACAAAGTAACCTATCACCTCAGCAGCTTTTTGTACCTGGAGAATGAGACAGACATTAAGtcaatgaaaacaatttaaCAAACACGAGTCAAGTTTATTAAATAGGTAACAAATATAATCACTTGGCTAAATCTTAGAGATGCAGTTTTCACTAAACCTGAAGGACtatcaagcatattttgagtGAATCATTTGTTTTCAGGCAAACGGGGAATGATTATATGGAAAAAGTTTTAAACAACTTACGTTTTTGATTCACAAGtcagtaaatattttcataagcCAATCCAATATCAGTGTTATTTCAGATATAAATTGCATTACTGggctaaaaataaaaaataccacTACATTGCTTTACAGCACAGTGTTTAGActtacaggttaaaaaaaagatCTAAATTTAGAAAATACTACTGAGCCTTTTAGGTatctgacaaaattttaggggaaataagtgaaacatatctttagaaatacatgtttctTCGAATTTACAAGCATGTAAACTTTTTTGGTAAATGAGTAATTATTGATCAATAATTACTCGCATCTCACTTAGCATGTTTGTTTTCCAAAGACTAGTTAACaatatatgaatgattaaaCAGCAGAGGCCTAAAGCTGAGAGAGCAGAAGCAGAACAAACAACCATGTTGGTCAAGGGTTTGGAATTCTGAGCTAAAATTCCTCACAACTAGGAGCCAGAGAAAACTGAAGAATAACTGTTTGTGAAATGAACAGAGCTTTTAACTCTCAAATTGAAATCAAAACCTACATCAGCAACCACTTGTTTCTCTTCATCCATGCTGGCTTTGTAAAGGCCTGACAGAAGAATCTCCATGTGCTGGGTGATGTAGTCCTCACAGTTGATGAGGAGAGTGTAGAGTAAAGAGGCTGATTTGATCCTGGTGTCAGCCACCCAATCTCCCAGATCTCGCACCAGACCTGGTAATATCTTACTAACATTCCTCATCATCAGGGTGCGACAGCCAAGATTAGACCGCTCCACTGCAAAGGGATTTCAAAGTACATCTAGTCCAGAAGCACGAAAggtttatattcatatttatggACACAAGTATGAAGTTAAAAGTTgcaaaatatattgatttacacTGGTTtgttcaaaagaaaaagaaaacggtTTTATGTACCAGTAAATTTTTGAAAGGATACAAAAAATAAAGCTACTAATTCTACACCAGGTTAAAATTCTTGTGTGTATGGGTACAACTTAGTTAATCTGATTAACACATAAATACATCCTTCCTACCCTTTGGAGGATAATGCTTTGGAGGACCCTGGTCAAAATCCATCTTATCTTTCAGGTCATCTTCATTTTCTCTGGCATATTTTATTCCtgaaaaaatttatataaaacaatataaattaaTACAAATTTATGAGACAATCACatgataatgtatatgtacattacactATAAACAAACTGTGATTACAATAAATGGAAGGATTAAATAATtccaacaataaaaaaaaaagaaacagtgtGTAGTATTTTAACTCCGTGAACaatgaaaaaacagaaatactgaGATGTTTCTCTTGTTCTGgatattactacatgtaattcctTTATCAGTTCTTACCGATGTCATGCCAAAAATTGTCTGCCAATTCCCGAATGGAAGGTTGTTCATCCCTCAGGCCAGTTAACAGAAGTGGCATAAGTTTGTGGAAAAATGAATATCGGTCACAAAGGTCCAGAAGCCAGTTACCAGTTACCTTGGTAACAGCCTGTCTAACTGTAGGTGTTCGGTCAAACAATCTCTGGGCCAGATGGGACACCACATCATCCACAGACTTGCCATTGCCATACTGTATAACATCACCTATGTGAAAGAATAATGGATTTCACACTATGAATGTTAATATGATGTGATTTCTTGTATCGACTCATCAAATTTGACAGGTGGAATAAAAATAGGACAAGTGCATTTTGTAAGCAGCCAACTGCACAAAATAGCGGATGTTCTATTTTCCTATCGGACTTAAATGACAATCGCACGGTGTGAATGTGGCTCGACATTACCAATTTCAGACTTTCAAGAGTTTACAGGGGTCTATAACTTATTACACATGAACTGTAACCttatttcatccatgactattTTTAAATTGCTGCAAGAACATATAGCAACGGGATTCATCACAACTTAAAATGGTGCATCTTTATAtcattctacatgtagcttaacacACTTACCGATTGCCTCTATAACACAAACACGAACTCTAGAATGCTGATGGGAGATGGCTGTCAATAATGGTTTGATTAGTGACTCTGACTGCATATGAAAATGCTGAGGAATGGATTTTGCTAattttgaagcacatttacagCTTTCCTTTTTCACCTCCGGGAATGGGTCCTGAATAGTTCTCTGCAGTATACGAATGGTGTCGTCCATATACACCACCATTTTATCCGCAGAGAGAGTTACAATTTGGGACAGCATTTCCACCATTTGCAGTCGGAGTTCTTCTGAATGCTCTATGATGTCCTGCTGTCCAAGTCTTTGTACGAGAACAGGCATTACATATGGCAGACATTCCCCAGGGCTCGGCACGTTCTGCAAAAACTCTGCGAGGATAGAAATTGACAGCTCTCGGCATTTTTCAACCGGGTCAGAAACAGTCTTGAGGAGTGGCTTCAGTACCTCACTGAAAACGGTCTGTAATTCTGTCTTATCGAGCTGTGGATTCCTCTGTAACGTGTCTTTCTTAATTCCCTCAAGTGCCCGCTTCCTTGTGTTTCGATTTTCTTCAGATAAACAGTTGATATGCCTGGCAATTCCTTGTAAAACAGCATTGGAATTCTCATCAGTCGAAGCCATGATGTTGATACCAACGCCTCGTTCTCGTGTGCTAAGGTATAGGTTTTCTAACTCTGTGATGAAAAGATCACTTCACAGGGAGACAACTTCGAGCAGAACATGCTTTAACCTGTCTGAACATGCAAGTGCTCTGACAGCTACCATCGCTAATAGTGTTTGTAGCCACATGGTCTGATTTTGATGAGATTAGTGTTTGACATAAACATTACGAGACAATATTACAACACTACTAAACATTATTTTAGACAACTGACAATCCTTGAGTGCTACAGGGAATGTGCAGAAGagtatcaaaatgaaaatttcagttGATATTCCTGGCTTTTCTCAGTGTAGCTTTGCATATTTAAGACGCTCAAATAAAATCTGACTGTTACCAAATTCAACCCAAGAAACGAAATGCCTATAACGGTAATCTGTCTTGCTAACCTTAATCTATACTTCCATGCTTTAATTCATTATAAAAGAAGGGGCATGTTAATTGCCTACGGAATATCAGTACTGTATTTAACTAGGAAagtttttaaatgtacataaagttaACTTTTTCTAGAGTTGGGCATGGCTGTTTGAGCGTGGTTCTTTTAACTCTTGCTCTGCCATAGTATTTTAGTAACACAACTTGTGGCATATGTTTGCCTTTAGCTGGTGGCAAAAGGGTTTATTAGTATAATATGAATCAGTTGTTCAGTGGAGCCCCGTACAGTACATTCATTGTTAGTACATTTGATTGCTAATGTTTTCACAAGCATTCATCATCTCTCCCTTTGCAGGCTTCCACCAACACTGGCATATATTTGTAGGCCTAGTCTTGTGTTACTAAAGAACCATGTACAAAACTAACATTAATATGCACTCATACTTGGACTCTGGATTCCAATTTGATttaatcttttatttattcaataaataaagcattatgatgggaggaaaccaggaagagcacgggggaaacccataaccatctgcaagttgctggcagatgaTAACTTGATGTCAATTAGGATAAGTATACAGCCACAAGCATGACAAGTACAATGTTCTCATATCACAGCCTCATGGTGGATGCAGCTTATGATTGCATATGCAATAGCATCCCTGATGAATGTCCATTAAGGGTTAGGGCTTAATACCATATTGGTAGTATTTCAGCCATTTGCCAAGAACGTATGTAATACGGCAAACTTGTTGGGGCTTGAACTAGTGGCCTGTACTTCTACTACTAGACCACAGGATGATGCCCACAGCCAGCCAGTACATTCCATTGGTTACATTCACACCCTCAATTACTTGTCCCGTCCTCATGGCAAGGTTTTTGAATCATACCACACATACTTTTTGTTCCCCGGAAACCTTGTGGGGGACTGGGGTCAGTTGTTCATAGGTATATTAAGGTATAAAGGTATAAAAGTTGTGCCaggtttaaatcttaataccaatCTTGTGCTAATGCAAAACCAATTAGACTTCAGTCCAAATTTAAGTTAAAACCAGGCTTAACTACTGAGCTTCTACCACTACACCAATGGGATATTTCCAAAGGTAGATAGCCCGTACAATCTACCATGTTGAACACACTGGAGTCATGCAGGAAACTGTTATTGTAATTCTATAGTGTAATGGACATTGTGGTGCTCATTCTGATACAATCCAATCATTCGCTACAGTGGTACAGGATATGGATTCAAACTGATTCTTCACACACTTCAATCTCAGTGACATAGCATTCATTctttgttcaaatatttaatttcaacAATCTTATTCCCTCTATGCATGGGAGAGCAACTTCAATCCACTGGTTCACAAGACCATGACACGTCAATATGTAAACAGGAGTATATTCAGCTTAAGAGGATAGGACAAGTAATGATCGACCTGCCATCTTCAGAATGGCATTTCAGTTGGGCGGCACTAAAATAACCAGCGCTCAACCAGTTATTGTAATATGAACAGGATAAAAGTAACAGTAACCctcagcaaacaaacaaatcaatgcaAAGGAAGTCAACAAACTGTAATATTCAAGTTAGAAAGGAGTTTTAATAATGGATAACGTCATGGTAAAAGTGAAACTTCTCAGCCTGTAGAGTCTGCAAGTGATGTACTACATATCAACCATGACTATgcattacaaaaatgtaacatgtttCAGACATACAATAGAATACTGAGGAAAAATGCTTAGGGACGGATGTTGCAGTATGCAATATCTATGTTTACTTTCACACAAGTATAGCAAAAGTGGGAATGAAATGTAAGCAATGGGTTAAAACAATATAGATCAGCCATAAAAAAAGAGAACATAACAGCTTAGAACGTACTTGCACTTGTAAGAAAGTGACAACAAacacaacatataaataaaaaggcTTTCGACTTCAACAAAACATCCAACATGGTGAACATTCTCAGCTGTAACACTGCTAAGAAAATAAAGTGGATTACACGTTAAAAATGTAAtcacatgaaacattttaaacactCTTCGAAGCTTTATTATAAGAGACTAATAAATGTTTAaccctacacatgtatttcctaACAATAGCTAAAGACAGAACAGCCGATGAAGATGGGCCTCATCCAACATGCTCATACTTTAAggttaaaaatataataaattcttatgtttttttttctttctggcaTTACACATAATATGTATCTCCTGTAGCTCAAaccattttatgtttatttgctTCAACAATGAGCAGTGCTGGCCTTCAAACTAATTCATAAAAATTGCAACTTTTTAAATGCAACAGCATCTGATTCTACattacaagtgcatgtattaatGAAGCAACATCTTCCCtcaatgggagactcgaggatgAGCTACACAGATCGTCCAAATGACAGTACAATGCAATGTTTTCCTCTGTGActttgcagtgcgtgtgtatgtcatgtatgttttatgagtaCACATACACCAATAATTGTGATGCAAAAAAACATGTCATGTGACATGTGCTTTTTGGGACTCTATTTGTAGAAAAATTTCTGAATTCAGGACATCATACCATTTGTATTCATTTGAAAGTTACAAGATATTTTGCCGTCGGGAGAGATGAGTAAAGGTGGAAAATTtggacatgttaaaaaaaaaaaaatactttgaacCTTTTGGCTAAGTTCTGGTGGATTTAAATACTCACTGATGGAAGGCTACAGTGGACGTCTACAGATCCTGAACTCAAACGCTAACTTTTTACATTCCTACGCAGATTTTCTAGGAGTCTAGcaatatgaaatgaaatcacAACTTATGAGTGCTAAGCACAAGTATTATAATAACAAGatattataaaaacaaacaaaaatgtattaccagagaaaatatattatgacatatatattAGAAACAAAGGGATGAGACCAAACTTTCAACTCAGGAAATTATGTATGAGAATGAGGTCAATTGGATTTTCTACAAGTACCCCATTGAGGTATCACAGACAATTGCTATATTGGGATAGATATGACATTTCTCAGAAAATACTGGGGTGTAACACAGGTGGGTTTTCTGTTAAGCACTTCTTTATATCTTCACTCACAGGTGTTTGGGATTGCATGCTGGGCTCTACAATGGGTATATTCTTATATAGCTCAAGCATAGCTGCAGATTCTTTGACATTAGGACTATCCTCCTCCTCAGAATTAGTGTCATCATTATCTTCAGGGTCATTGGTACCTGGCTTAGAATCTGCAGATTTAGAATCACTGGAGTTGGAATTTTCATCCTGATCTTTGGTATCTGCAGCAGAATCTGATTCATTCCGATCCTCACCAACATTACTGTTGTCATTGTCAGAGTTATCTCTGTCATTGCCCACAACATtttcattgtcatcattatcaAAATCTTTGGCATTGTCCCCATCTGGCCCAGGTGATTTGCTGTGCTTTTTCTTCTGATGCAGCTTAAGACCCCTTTCATCCTTGTATGCAATGCCGCAGGGCTCACATGTGACCATATATGGTGATCTGTGGGCCAGTCTATGAGTTCTCAGTTGGATGTTCCAGCGACTGGTGTAGTTACACTGGTCACAATTAAATGGTGTCTTTCCGGTGTGAGTCCTCATGTGGGATGTCACCTGATAGACTTTAGCCGCACGGAAGTCACACTGGGGGCATTTGTGGGGATACTCACCTGTCAACATAACAAATATCATGCCAACTATAGATATGTATTAAACAGCCAAACATCTGACATCCTATATTGTAATTGCATGAATGTTCTCTCAAATTGGAAAACTGAAATGAACAGCATTCAGTCAACCATGCCAACAGAACCCAAGTTCACAGGAAGGGTTTAATGTTGACACAGGGGTACGAGTGACAATATTTCTGACATACGAATGGGGACGCcacatatgtttttaatattgtgAGGTGGTTTAGGTATGATACAGGTCCTTGAGCCACTGTTACATCCAAAATGGA
Encoded proteins:
- the LOC135482148 gene encoding dynein axonemal assembly factor 5-like encodes the protein MASTDENSNAVLQGIARHINCLSEENRNTRKRALEGIKKDTLQRNPQLDKTELQTVFSEVLKPLLKTVSDPVEKCRELSISILAEFLQNVPSPGECLPYVMPVLVQRLGQQDIIEHSEELRLQMVEMLSQIVTLSADKMVVYMDDTIRILQRTIQDPFPEVKKESCKCASKLAKSIPQHFHMQSESLIKPLLTAISHQHSRVRVCVIEAIGDVIQYGNGKSVDDVVSHLAQRLFDRTPTVRQAVTKVTGNWLLDLCDRYSFFHKLMPLLLTGLRDEQPSIRELADNFWHDIGIKYARENEDDLKDKMDFDQGPPKHYPPKVERSNLGCRTLMMRNVSKILPGLVRDLGDWVADTRIKSASLLYTLLINCEDYITQHMEILLSGLYKASMDEEKQVVADVQKAAEVIGYFVKPEVWCKLMLPAIKSAQSSGPLMVMASVIQGSERSQLKPYLTEITAALVASDVCQTIQPQYQVQLLHCVQSLITVSDTDCQDVSLQLFTVLLTVLTLQQDPAVKEKVEKGLESLSKAEGLGSRVELFRRHTKSVLLSFSPGYEDWTTHSVERYIFDTLLLEAGSVVGENLEHIIPVFIVNLNPDKDPEVRLKFFTLLSKLMMDAGSTVDSLGMFGEFGGIVVEKMILPNCTWRAGHVAGAIRTTAVSCLWALLQSGVLTKQRLEPMTEDMITPIISLMDDDNKTTRLVSCRVMTRIFDMMGTSMEQDRLHNMYPEFLKRLDDSSDEIRVTVARTFLAYFSCFREGYDAQLYKAHLEAIYRGLLVHLDDPDTKIQEAILGVLKEAGKIHPALLVQEVELVKHKHRSPKYCNDLVQFANTLKS